A single region of the Alosa alosa isolate M-15738 ecotype Scorff River chromosome 6, AALO_Geno_1.1, whole genome shotgun sequence genome encodes:
- the rrp7a gene encoding ribosomal RNA-processing protein 7 homolog A, with protein MAVSKKKHASQPCVIPGGFTVLDLKCTKNSPAAHQLFVKEHKVRLEKTASRPLDRTLFVLNIPPYCTEDVISRLFSQFGPIQSVELKDKPGNPEPTEQKLSKYFTLTQKQGFSVGYIVYSKPSGVSAAKAHPQNVPLIVSTENHPVKTGLQKWIHQYSQSFVQPDTLQQAVDSFMNDYDRRKEEEAERKKKEAEQQEEDEEGWVKVTKGAKGAKARPHSEVADKRALQKEGKKTKRKELLNFYSWQHRQSQRDHIAELRKKFEEDKQKIALLRAQRKFRPY; from the exons ATGGCGGTGTCCAAGAAAAAGCATGCTAGCCAGCCGTGTGTTATTCCAGGAGGATTTACTG TGCTGGATTTAAAATGTACTAAGAATAGTCCAGCGGCACACCAGCTGTTCGTGAAAGAACATAAGGTCCGGTTAGAAAAAACGGCGAGCAGACCCTTGGACAGGACACTGTTTGTGCTCAACATTCCACCTTACTGCACAGAG gATGTCATAAGTCGGCTTTTCTCCCAGTTTGGGCCGATTCAGTCTGTAGAGTTGAAAGATAAACCAGGCAACCCTGAACCCACAGAGCAAAAACTTTCAAAATATTTCACCCTGACACAAAAACAG GGATTTTCAGTGGGGTACATAGTTTACTCAAAACCATCAGGTGTATCAGCTGCCAAAGCCCACCCTCAAAATGTGCCTTTAATTGTCTCCACTGAGAATCATCCAGTAAAAACAGGTCTAcaga AATGGATACATCAATACAGCCAGTCATTTGTGCAGCCAGACACACTTCAACAGGCAGTTGATTCCTTTATGAATGACTATGACCGGAGGAAAGAGGAG gaagcagagagaaagaagaaggagGCAGAACaacaggaggaggatgaggagggatGGGTTAAAGTAACCAAAGGTGCAAAGGGTGCTAAGGCCCGACCTCACAGTGAGGTAGCTGACAAGAGGGCGCTGCAGAAGGAAGGCAAGAAGACGAAACGAAAGGAGCTGTTAAACTTCTACAGTTGGCAGCACAGACAGTCCCAGAGAGACC ATATTGCTGAGCTTCGAAAGAAGTTTGAAGAGGACAAGCAAAAGATTGCTTTGCTGAGAGCCCAAAGAAAATTCAGGCCATACTGA
- the LOC125296277 gene encoding heme-binding protein 1-like isoform X1, translated as MFGMLKNSLFGATEETEYKLLSTETKDGVSYEVRRYDNGKFATISSEGRTFDQVSGELVRRLLMYIGGSNEQGEAMGNTMPIILTVFPRDDGAMLRRVVVAVRIPSRYQVCPPAPTDSTIKIEDRSGMTVYSLQFGGFAGESEYRSEYSRLTRTIGETAPYQRKQYFCVSYDPPLKPYGRRNEVWLIQDEP; from the exons ATGTTTGGAATGCTAAAGAATTCGCTTTTTGGGGCCACTGAAGAAACTGAGTACAAATTATTAAGCACCGAAAcaaag GACGGGGTCAGCTATGAGGTGCGACGGTATGACAATGGAAAGTTTGCCACCATAAGCTCCGAGGGACGGACGTTCGATCAAGTGTCGGGTGAACTTGTGAGGAGGCTCCTCATGTACATCGGGGGGAGCAATGAGCAAG GCGAAGCCATGGGAAACACAATGCCAATCATCTTAACAGTGTTCCCCCGGGATGACGGTGCCATGCTGCGACGTGTGGTTGTTGCTGTTCGTATTCCCTCCCGCTATCAAGTCTGTCCACCAGCACCAACCGACAGCACAATCAAGATTGAGGATCGGTCAGGCATGACCGTCTACTCACT GCAGTTTGGGGGCTTCGCAGGAGAGTCAGAGTATCGCTCAGAATATTCCCGTTTGACACGCACCATTGGCGAGACCGCCCCTTATCAGCGCAAGCAGTACTTCTGTGTGAGCTATGACCCGCCACTGAAGCCCTACGGGCGACGAAATGAAGTCTGGCTCATCCAGGACGAGCCCTGA
- the LOC125296277 gene encoding heme-binding protein 1-like isoform X2: MPGHIWDGVSYEVRRYDNGKFATISSEGRTFDQVSGELVRRLLMYIGGSNEQGEAMGNTMPIILTVFPRDDGAMLRRVVVAVRIPSRYQVCPPAPTDSTIKIEDRSGMTVYSLQFGGFAGESEYRSEYSRLTRTIGETAPYQRKQYFCVSYDPPLKPYGRRNEVWLIQDEP, encoded by the exons ATGCCAGGCCATATTTGG GACGGGGTCAGCTATGAGGTGCGACGGTATGACAATGGAAAGTTTGCCACCATAAGCTCCGAGGGACGGACGTTCGATCAAGTGTCGGGTGAACTTGTGAGGAGGCTCCTCATGTACATCGGGGGGAGCAATGAGCAAG GCGAAGCCATGGGAAACACAATGCCAATCATCTTAACAGTGTTCCCCCGGGATGACGGTGCCATGCTGCGACGTGTGGTTGTTGCTGTTCGTATTCCCTCCCGCTATCAAGTCTGTCCACCAGCACCAACCGACAGCACAATCAAGATTGAGGATCGGTCAGGCATGACCGTCTACTCACT GCAGTTTGGGGGCTTCGCAGGAGAGTCAGAGTATCGCTCAGAATATTCCCGTTTGACACGCACCATTGGCGAGACCGCCCCTTATCAGCGCAAGCAGTACTTCTGTGTGAGCTATGACCCGCCACTGAAGCCCTACGGGCGACGAAATGAAGTCTGGCTCATCCAGGACGAGCCCTGA
- the wbp2nl gene encoding postacrosomal sheath WW domain-binding protein, with protein sequence MALNRNHSQNGGVLINNGESVLRECKNVELSFSDVTCKTDVFKGTKKGSVYLTPYRMVFVSSNPRDNLGSVMFPYYLMKGCSIEQPVFAANYIKGTLHAEPGGGWEGQASFKMSFPSGGAIELGQHLFKLATNASRAPPAQNGGASFGYPSPGAMNGYGPPPMPMGYPYAPPPQQNGFHPGPAPPPGNMGYPYPAAGVYPSAPAYMAPPPPYPGPPQNWAAPPAGNAKATEAAGSAYYNPNNPHNVYMPMDQPPPYAPYPSYPEKKNN encoded by the exons ATGGCACTGAATCGAAATCATTCGCAAAACGGGGGAGTTTTGATTAATAACGGCGAAAG TGTCTTGAGAGAGTGCAAAAATGTGGAGTTGTCCTTCAGTGATGTAACATGCAAGACAGATGTATTCAAGGGAACCAAGAAGGGTTCTGTATACCTCACACCATACAGG ATGGTGTTTGTCTCCAGCAACCCAAGGGACAATCTCGGCTCTGTTATGTTCCCCTATTACCTGATGAAGGGCTGCAGTATTGAACAGCCCGTTTTTGCGGCAAATTACATCAAGGGCACACTCCATGCAGAGCCAGGAG GTGGCTGGGAGGGACAGGCAAGTTTCAAGATGTCCTTTCCGAGTGGTGGTGCCATTGAGCTGGGCCAACACCTCTTCAAACTGGCCACAAATG CATCTCGTGCCCCTCCAGCCCAAAATGGGGGTGCCTCATTTGGCTATCCTTCACCTGGAGCTATGAATGGGTATGGGCCACCACCTATGCCCATGGGCTATCCTTACGCACCTCCTCCTCAACAAAATGGTTTCCACCCTGGTCCTGCTCCACCACCTGGTAACATGGGCTATCCATATCCCGCAGCTG GAGTGTACCCATCTGCCCCTGCTTACATGGCCCCTCCTCCACCTTATCCTGGACCACCCCAGAACTGGGCTGCACCCCCTGCAG GTAATGCAAAGGCAACAGAGGCTGCTGGTAGTGCGTACTACAACCCAAACAATCCTCACAATGTCTACATGCCCATG GATCAGCCTCCTCCATATGCACCTTACCCCAGCTACCCTGAGAAGAAGAACAACTGA